A region from the Sphingomonas brevis genome encodes:
- a CDS encoding Vgb family protein, whose product MRLAIALAAMATGSCASTTPRQIGTEPLVLNAPGYLDFLAVDGATVWATNESRVEHWSTDGRLASVQLRQPCGTMAIHSQSVWVADCKEMAIYKIDRRTGQIESIVRTGLASPDGETNVVAGGGSIWVPSETSGKIARIDPLSNRVVASVSVDPGTHYLAFGMGSLWAVSSSQQSLQQIDPRTNRVVRRVALGRGPGFLAAGEGAVWVQEQSDGTVARIDPTSGTVTGRVKVGKNLKWGDIDTGDGRIWLRTTDDQTYAIIDPRTLAILARMGKANGSGAIRYTDKGVWTSEHDVNTLSWWGFPTAH is encoded by the coding sequence ATGAGATTGGCGATCGCTTTAGCTGCAATGGCAACGGGTAGTTGTGCATCTACGACGCCGCGGCAGATCGGAACTGAGCCGCTCGTGCTCAATGCACCGGGTTACCTGGACTTCTTGGCCGTTGATGGCGCGACTGTGTGGGCGACAAACGAAAGCCGGGTCGAGCATTGGTCAACGGATGGCAGGCTGGCATCCGTTCAACTGCGCCAACCATGCGGAACCATGGCGATACACTCCCAATCTGTCTGGGTCGCAGATTGCAAAGAAATGGCTATCTACAAAATTGACAGGCGAACCGGGCAAATAGAATCAATTGTGCGTACCGGACTCGCCAGTCCCGATGGTGAGACCAACGTAGTTGCCGGCGGGGGCTCGATCTGGGTGCCGAGCGAAACGTCCGGGAAGATCGCGCGGATAGACCCCTTGAGCAATCGGGTGGTCGCTTCGGTGTCGGTCGATCCGGGAACGCATTATCTCGCTTTCGGTATGGGTTCCTTGTGGGCCGTCAGCAGTTCGCAGCAGTCGTTGCAGCAAATAGACCCCCGGACGAACAGGGTAGTCCGCCGTGTCGCACTTGGCCGAGGACCCGGCTTTTTGGCCGCGGGCGAGGGAGCCGTGTGGGTACAAGAGCAGAGCGACGGCACCGTGGCCCGCATCGACCCGACCAGCGGCACCGTGACGGGCCGAGTCAAAGTCGGCAAGAACCTCAAGTGGGGCGACATCGACACGGGTGATGGCCGGATTTGGCTTCGCACCACCGATGATCAAACGTACGCAATCATCGACCCCCGTACCCTGGCGATCCTCGCACGTATGGGAAAGGCGAACGGAAGCGGCGCGATCCGATATACTGACAAAGGCGTGTGGACGAGCGAACACGATGTGAACACTTTGTCTTGGTGGGGTTTTCCGACCGCGCATTAA
- a CDS encoding phytase → MRVGVGLAGIAGIACLGTGVAAQNAPAVPSVEASATMTTQQGGANRAVVVTDGPSSSIVGTAELAGLEIYDSAGKRTGSIPAGEAVGVDVRYGSLPGFGSAAVLLGADATSNSLRFYRAQGGSLTEISARSVPLGIAVEGGCLYRSSQDGSLYAFALGDGGEIDQYLLFEPSAGRVDAKLMRRLHVASTVEHCVADDSTGQLYVSEQAVGIWRFNAEPETEILPVLIDAVRLGKINEEVGGLALYDGGGSARWLIASNASAGQLYAYDHAKDDAYVGALTVTSAGEAVREPGGLFATSAPLGSNQGALIIGDEDGSNYKIVPFGKIAQALGINAGSPQPLIAAVAPTLPIVHPSVETDPVTSAADAADDPAIWANSSNPAASWVIGTDKQGGLHVYDMQGKSRFFAADGKMNNVDIRSDYRLAGRDIVLVTASDRTNKAIAIYSLDTETGALTNIADGIQQTGLSDPYGQCMYRSKRGRTYVFISDPDGLVRQWELVPTRGGKVQAKHVRDIKFSSQTEGCVVDDDSGTLYVAEEDIGLWRVTAEPVKNAAPVSIDRIADNPKLKDDMEGVGLYDLGGGRGYLIVSSQGNNSYAVYRREGENAYLGSFSVIADPAKGIDGISETDGLDVSSANLGPGFEHGAMIAQDGRNMLPVQNQNFKYVPWATIAATLNLESRR, encoded by the coding sequence ATGCGGGTTGGGGTGGGACTTGCCGGGATTGCCGGAATCGCTTGTTTGGGGACCGGAGTCGCGGCGCAAAATGCACCTGCCGTTCCGTCGGTCGAAGCATCGGCTACGATGACGACGCAACAGGGCGGCGCGAACCGCGCGGTCGTCGTCACTGACGGGCCAAGCTCCTCAATTGTCGGGACAGCGGAGTTGGCCGGTCTTGAGATTTACGACAGTGCAGGAAAGCGCACCGGCTCGATTCCGGCGGGCGAAGCGGTTGGAGTCGATGTCCGCTATGGTTCGCTTCCGGGATTTGGCTCCGCTGCTGTCCTGCTTGGTGCCGATGCCACCAGCAATAGCCTGCGCTTCTATCGTGCGCAGGGCGGCTCTCTCACGGAAATCAGCGCCCGCTCCGTGCCGCTCGGCATCGCGGTCGAAGGAGGCTGCCTCTATCGAAGCAGCCAGGACGGCTCGCTTTACGCCTTCGCTCTCGGTGACGGCGGCGAGATCGATCAATATCTGCTGTTCGAGCCTTCCGCTGGCCGCGTCGATGCTAAGCTGATGAGGCGGCTACATGTGGCTTCAACCGTCGAGCATTGCGTCGCCGACGATTCCACAGGGCAACTTTATGTATCCGAGCAGGCGGTCGGAATCTGGCGCTTCAATGCAGAGCCGGAGACCGAGATCCTGCCTGTCCTGATTGACGCGGTCCGGTTGGGCAAGATCAACGAGGAAGTGGGCGGCCTGGCATTATATGATGGCGGCGGTAGCGCGAGGTGGCTGATCGCCTCCAATGCATCGGCGGGCCAGCTTTACGCCTATGATCATGCGAAAGACGACGCCTATGTCGGCGCACTGACGGTAACCTCGGCTGGCGAAGCCGTTCGTGAGCCGGGCGGGCTTTTTGCGACGAGCGCGCCACTTGGTTCAAATCAGGGCGCGCTCATCATCGGTGACGAGGATGGATCGAATTACAAGATCGTACCGTTCGGTAAGATCGCGCAGGCACTCGGCATCAATGCGGGATCGCCTCAACCGCTGATTGCCGCGGTCGCGCCGACACTCCCCATCGTCCATCCTAGCGTTGAGACCGATCCGGTCACAAGCGCAGCTGACGCCGCCGACGACCCGGCAATCTGGGCCAACTCCAGCAACCCGGCAGCGAGCTGGGTGATTGGCACCGACAAGCAAGGCGGCCTTCACGTCTATGACATGCAGGGTAAGTCGCGATTCTTTGCCGCCGATGGAAAGATGAACAATGTCGACATTAGGTCCGACTATCGCTTGGCCGGGCGCGATATTGTCCTAGTGACCGCGAGCGATCGGACGAATAAGGCCATTGCAATTTATTCGCTCGACACGGAGACGGGCGCGCTCACCAATATCGCGGACGGCATACAGCAGACTGGCCTGTCCGATCCCTATGGCCAGTGCATGTACCGCAGCAAACGCGGAAGAACCTATGTCTTCATCAGCGACCCCGATGGACTGGTCAGGCAGTGGGAACTCGTTCCGACCCGCGGCGGAAAAGTTCAGGCGAAGCACGTTCGGGATATCAAGTTCAGCAGCCAGACCGAGGGGTGCGTCGTCGATGACGACAGCGGCACTCTCTATGTCGCCGAAGAAGACATCGGACTTTGGCGGGTAACCGCCGAGCCGGTCAAGAATGCAGCTCCCGTCTCGATCGACAGAATCGCCGACAACCCCAAGCTCAAGGACGATATGGAAGGCGTCGGGCTGTACGATCTCGGTGGAGGGCGGGGCTATCTGATCGTCTCGAGCCAGGGCAACAACAGCTATGCGGTTTACCGCCGCGAGGGCGAGAATGCCTATCTCGGCTCATTCTCCGTAATCGCTGATCCCGCCAAGGGGATCGACGGCATATCCGAGACCGACGGACTGGACGTTTCGAGCGCAAATCTCGGCCCCGGTTTTGAGCACGGGGCAATGATCGCCCAGGACGGTCGAAACATGCTTCCGGTTCAAAACCAGAACTTCAAATATGTCCCCTGGGCGACGATCGCCGCGACACTAAACCTGGAGTCCCGGCGCTGA